The following is a genomic window from Nitrososphaerota archaeon.
GGTCCCGCCGCAATTCGGGGACACCGCGGTGCTGGACACCCCGGAGGAGTGGCTAGGGAGGCCCATAGACCAGATCGTGGGCTACAGGTACTCCCTCGTCAGGGGGAACTCCAGGGCGAGCGTGGAAGACGCTCAGGACCCGGGGAGGTTCCTGTCCTCCCTCCAGGAGCTGGCCATGGCCGCGAGACCCGTTGACACAGAGCTCAGACTGACGAAGGCGCCCAGAAGGATCCTGACCCTCAGTGAGGACACACAGCCCTACGGTCCGTCAGGCCCACTCGACAGGTTCAAGATTGACAACCCGTCAGTCGACAGGCGGGTCCAGAAGGCCTACTATGACAGAGACCTAGACGCGACCGGAGCCATAGGCGAGCTGTACAGGAAGGGGGTACTGATCACCAGAATACAGAAGGCGTTCTCTCTTGGGATGTTCGGATTCGGCACCAGGAGGAAGATAGTCCCCACCAGATGGAGCATCACCGCGGTAGACAGCTCAATAAGCTTAGATTTGGTAGAGAAAGTCAAGCGCCATCCTACCATCGACGAGTACAGAGTCTACAGCTTCGGCGTCTACGACAACCAGTACGTCGCCATGCTCCTCCCCGAGCCCTGGAGATTCGAATGGATGGAGGCCTGGTTTCCAAACACCACCTGGAATCAGTTCACCACCGCCCCTTACATGATAGGCGACCACGAAGAGTACTTCGGCAGGACGAAGTATGCACGAGTGGGGGGGTGCTACTATTCGACGCGGCTTGCGGTGACGGAAGCCCTAGAAAGGGAGGGGAAGCAAGCGGCCGCCATAGTCCTACGAGAGACGTATCCCGGGTTCATCATGCCACTTGGGGTGTGGAACGTGAGGGAGAGCATAAGGGCCCTCATGAGGCAGCCGTTCGAAAAGCACGAGACGTTCAGAGGTGCGATGGACTCGGCGCTGTCGAAGATGAGGATACCCAAAGCGAAGTGGAAGCGGGAGAGCACGCTTATCTCCCGCGAGCTGACCCAGACTAAAATCAATGCCTATTGAGAACGAATGTTAATCTGGCCCTGCCGGTGGGCAGTTATGATGACCAGGAAGCTGTACTGGGAAGATATGTATCTGCGCGAATTCGAAGCGGAAGCCGAGTTGGTTGATGGCAACAGGGTCATCCTGGATTCGACTGCGTTCAGTCCCAGGGGCGGTGGACTGGTCTCCGACGTGGGGAGCCTGAATGGGGCGAGAGTAATGGAGGCCATAAAGGAGGGGGATAACATCATCCACCTGCTCGAGGAACCTGCGGAACTGCGAGTGGGGGACAAGGTTCACGGCGCCCTGGACTGGAATAGGAGGCACAGGATCATGAGGATGCACACGTCGGCGCACATACTCAGCGCGATAGTCAACGGAGAGGCTGGGGCGCTCATCACTGGCAACCAGATAAGCCCAGACAAGTCGCGGGTCGACTTTAACCTCGAAAATTTTGACAGAGGCAAGATGTCCCACTACATCGACAGGGTCAACGAAGCGGTGAGGAGGGAGCTTGACGTCACGACATTCTTCATGAAAAGGGAGGAAGCCCTGGCCAACCCGGGCTTCGTCAAGCTCGCCAACGCTATGCCTCCGTCGCTGGAGGAACTCCGCATCGTTCAGATAGGCGACGTAGACACACAAGCCGACGGCGGGGTCCATGTGAAGAACACCCGGGAAATCGGGAAGGTAGTCGGCCTTGAAATCGACAACAAGGGGAAAAACAACAGGCGGCTTTACTTCGGGGTAGAGCCCTGACAATCGAGAACCACTCGCCGGATTGGTGTCTCATGGCATTCTCTGAGACACCTAGCGCCGGAGTTCTCATATTGGAACTCGGAACCGACTAGCGGGTACAGCACGCCGACTGAGCCGATGGTTCTGAGTTCTTCCCGAACACTATCTACGCCGCGAAACCCACACGGGCATCCTCTTCGCAGTACAGTTACCGCAGTAGGTCTTCATGGCCCTGCTAGCCTCGTCGAAAATTGTCGTAGAATGCGACATGCACACCTGCGCCCGGCATTCTGCGCATGTAGCTACCGCGTGGCCCTTGCATACCGAACATCTTGCCATTCGTTCACCCCCAATTTCTCTGCGTCATACGGGCACGCCCCCTTGCTTCGTCGAGCTGCAAAGAGTTCGTCGGAGTTTGGGCGGTGCAGGTAAGACGCAGTGCTCCAGAACCTTAACCTGTTAATAAAGAGGAGGGTCAGATTGGTAGCTTCACGTCTCCCGGATAGATGTGAACGCCCCTGAGCTCCAGGGCCCTCGAGAACTCTTTCGCCCTGTCGGCCGGAACGAACGCGCTCATTGACTTCGAATTCCCTTCGCCGTCGCAGACAACGAGTGCTGCGGTCTTGTTCTTCCCCTGGACCACCTTCTGGAGCATCTCTTCCCCCACCGGGGTCCACTCGGAGGCCCCGAGCTTGAGGAAGAGCATGGGATAGCAGGGGCCTGCGACTGCCTCTAGCGTCGCGACGGCCCTGTCCACCCTCTTCCTGCCCGTGCTGACCGCCATGAAATAGTCCACCCTCTCAACCTCCAAAGTAAAGAAGCGCGAAGACACCTGCGATTGCGAGGATCCCAGCCAACTGGTCAAGCTCAAGGCGTTCCCTCAGGAGTACTAGCCCATACCCCGCGGCTACGGCCCCGCCCATTCCCGAAAGGGCAGCAACCATCGGGAGAAAGCCGGTCCCTGTGATGATCCCATAAGTGAAGGAGAGGAATCGGGCGGCTTCCAGGATACCCATGGCGAGTACGGTGCCCGAGAAGTCAACCAGGCTGGGCTTGATGTCCTGACCGAGTACAGGAGCGAGGGCGGACCCAGCAGACTCTGCAACACCCCGCAGCATCAGGGCCAGCAGGACGACGAGGGTGACCACGTGCGAGTGAGCGACGGTCTTGTAGGACCCCAACTTCTCCGACTGGCTTCTCGACAGGTAGTCGGAAGTCCCCCAACAGAGGGCCGCGACTAGGCCTGCTGCCATTGGGATGTATGCCAAGTGGACAGACCATTCCCCTCCTCGCTCGACTTTAAGAGCCATCTGCCTTCTGGGCGCCGCGGTTGAAGATAGACGCCGAGGTGCAAGTAGGGGCGCCCTCGGAGGCAGCAGAGCTGTCGAAGAGGGCTGAGGAGTACGGATTCGATTGCTTCTGGGTGAACGAGACGAAGCACGACCCGTTCATCCAGCTCTCGCTCGCTGCCCAGTCGACTCGGAGGATTTCCCTCGGGACCTCCATAGCCCTCGCCTTCACGAGGAGCCCCACCACCCTGGCATACACCGCCTGGGACCTCCAGAGCTTGTCGGCCGGGAGGCTGATACTGGGACTTGGTAGTCAGGTGAAGGGACATATCGAAAGGAGGTTCGGGATGAAGTGGGATGCTCCCGCCCCGAAAATGAAAGACGAAGTCCTCGCAATGAAGGCGGTTTGGGAGAGTTGGCAGGAAGGGAAGACGCTCGGTTACCACGGCAGATACTTCAGGCTAGATCTGATGACCCCTTTCTTCAACCCCGGCCCGGTGGAGCACCCCGAGATACCTGTCTACGTCGCAGGGGTCAACCCGGTGATGTGCAGGATCGCAGGGGAGATTGCGGAGGGGCTCCACGTGCATCCTCTGCACACCGTAAGATACCTGAACGAGGTGGTGAGTCCCGCGCTGGAGGCCGGGGCGGCCAAGACAGGACGGAGAGGGCGGGCCGCGGCTGCGGCTTCGGTGTTCGCTGCAGTAGGTGAAACAAGAGAAGAGATACGGAGTGTCAGGGAAGCATACAGAGGACAGATATCATTCTATGCGTCAACGCGGAGCTACAGGCGCGTCATGGAACTGCACGGGTGGGGAGACGTCTGCGACAGACTCCATGGGCTTTCGACCAGGGGGGATTGGGGTAAGATGCCGTCAGAAATCACGGATGACATCCTGAACGAGTTCGTGGTGGAAGGAACATGGGACGACATCGGGAGGACGGTTAGAGGCAGATATGAGAACATCCTAGACAGGGTTAGGCTATACCTTCCCTTCGACGGAAGCGAAAACTGGAAGCGGGTGGTACGGGGGTTCAGAGCCTGACGCTGATTTCCACGGCGTCCCCGGCGTCGGTTCCCCAGTTAGACGGCGCCTCCCTGTAGGCGCTCCTGTATTGTCCCGACTCCCTTACGTACTCCAGATAGGGTCCGACCTCGGCGGCGTGGGACTTCACGTTATCGGCGACCACCACGCTCCCCTTGTGCAGCAGTCGTTCAACAGAATTCAAGTAAGTGAGATAGTCCTCCTTTACTGCGTCGAGAAAGACCATGTCGAGCCTCCCATCCAGCGTTGGGAGTACCCTCAGTGCATCGCCTACGACCACCTCGATTCTGTCAGAGAGTCCTGCATTCTCGAAGTTGGACCGCGCGGCCCTAGCCATGTCTTCCCGGATTTCTACGCAGGTGAGCTTGCCCCTTGCGTCTAGGTGCCTCGCCATCCTGACTGCGCTGTAGCCTACGTTGGTGCCGACCTCCAGTATGGAGGACGGCCTGTGAGCCGCGACTACCTCGTCGAGCAGAATGCCCCTCTTCGGGCCTATGATGGGCCACCCCTTTACAGGGGCAGCATCTTCAATGGACTTCAGGAGCTGCTCTGGCGTCACGGGTGCGGTCAGCCTTCTCCGAAGTGTAAACCTACCGGTGGCCCTCATTTCCGGGACAAGCTTTTAGTAGCGGAAAGCAGTCTTTCGGAATCGGATGTCTTCAGAGCAGGTTGACGTGAAGGAACTGCAGCGTCAGATTTCGAAGATCGTTGACCCCGAGATAGGCATGCCCATAGTCGAGATGAACCTCATTGACAAGCTGGACGTCAAGGAGGGAGAGGTGGACGTCGAATATCATGCGACCACCCAGTTCTGCCCCCCCGTGTTCGCTCTAAAGATTTCTCAGGATTTGAAAGACAGTCTGACGCAAGTGAAGGGAGTGAAGTCTGTGAGGGTCGTGGTCACAGGGCACTACTTCGCTGACGCCATCAATAGACAGGTGAACAAACCGCTCACCGGCGCTGAGCCCAATCCCACAGAACAGGCCCCGAAACAATAGTCAGAGTAGGGTAAGGGCGGCGGACAGGGCCCCGAGTTTCGCCGTCACCTCGTCAGATGCCCCCGAGAGGACCACTGCGTCTCCGTTGGCCAGCTTCAGGTGCTCGCGGAGCGAGCCCCATGAAGGACCGGGGAAGTCTCTTTCGCAGTCAGCGGAGCCACTAGGGATGGTGAACCTCCCCTCCTTGATCACAAGGGTGGTCGCACCGGCTGCCCCTACCCCTATAGCCGCGTCCCTCTGCTCAAGCCCGCCCCTTACCGCCCGCCCCCCTTCCTTCACAGCCAGGCCGACTTGGATGGATCCCATGGTGATAGCGGACCGTTCAACTGTGACGAGTGGGGAGAACTTGGCTGCGAGCGACTGGAGGGCGCTCATCCCGGGCTTCGTCAGGTAGCACCCTGATGCGTTTGCCCCCGCGTATCCACCCTCGCGGAGCTTCTTGATGATCGTGCGAGCAGGCCCTTCCTTGAGGCCGGCCTTGGTGGCGAGGGCCTGTCGGCCGATAAGCCCGCTTTCTCCTATGGTCAAAAAAGCCAGAACCACGTGGGCCTTCCCATAAGAAGGAGAAGGCCCAATAGAAGGCCGAACTGCCAACCGAAGCAGACCACGGAACGACTGCAACGCCGCCGACTTTCGTTCGGTCTCTTTATCATGTTTCGTCAGGGAGGAGAAGGCCTCGCGAACCCTTTTTATGCTGGATGGATTATCCATCCAAGATGCGAGGAGCCAGTGACGTGGCAGTCGTCGCGGCGTTCTCGGCACTGATTATAGGGTCAGACCTCGCGCTTTCGGGCCCGGAATTCTCCAACATCAAGCTCCTAGACACGTTGGTCTTCGTCTCCGCTTACCTGTTCGGGTTCCGGGTCGGGGCGGCGGTTGCAGTGGTCTCCGAGACAGCGTGGAGTTTCGTCAGCCCCATAGGGATGGCGGGGGCCATAACACCCTTCCTGGTCACCGGCGAACTCCTCTTCGCGCTAGCAGGGTGGGCCGCTTCGCGCGCCTGGGGTAAGAAGGTGGGGGTCCTGTCGGTCAACTCCGTCTTCATCGGGGCGTCCCTCGCCATCTGTGCGTTCCTCTGGGACCTTGAGACCAACGCCGCCACCGCACTGATTTCCTACTGGCCCTCCCTTGGGATTCCTCAACTCCTGGGGACGATGTTCAATCCGTTTACCCTGCTCTTCTCAATCGCCCATGAGGGGAGCGACTTCGCCTTTGGGATTCTCGTCGCACCTGCGCTCATTACCGTCATTCCCAGGGCCCTGGGGAGGCACCCCTGATGCCTGCCAAGGGGACGTTCTGGGGGGTCGTCGCAGTCCTTGCAGCCCTCCTGATACTGAGCTCAACCGCGACCGTGGTCTATTACGGGAGATACGAGGCCGCTGCTTCCCAGAACCAGACCTATGCAGGGGAGCTAAAGACTGCGCTCGCGAGCTACAGGACTCTCGAGGGCTCCTATGACAGCAGCCTGTCAGACTTCAACGAGACGATATCGTTACTAGCGACTGCGGTCGCCAATCTCAACACCAGCACCCCGGCCTATCAGGAGGCGAGCGTCGCCTTGTCCACCCTGTGGGGCGAGTATCAGGCACTTGCGAGCTCGGTCGGGGAAACCCATTTGATCTATGGAGTGCACATGCTGGTTGACTACGGGAATGGGACGAGGGTCTGGTACAACGACACGGCGGCCCAACCCGGGTGGAACGCCTATGTCGTCGCCCTAGTCCTTCTCGACGGACGAGTGCAGGCCACGTGGTACCCCCAGTACGGCGAGCACTATGTGACCGGAATCGGAGGGGTGTCCGACTCGCAGTCTGAGTACTGGTTCCTCCTTACCTACAACAGCTCCTCATCCTGGCAGGTGGCCCAAGCAGGAGCAGATGCGATACCTGCGGTCAACGGGACAACATTCGCCTGGATCTACTGCACAGAGAATTCAGACTACCTCCCCACCTGCCCGCTCCCCTAAGTCGGGGAGGATGTCAGCAAAGCAGAAGCCGTCTCAAGATTACCTCTCCTCTCTTCACGCCAATCTCTCCGCCGAATATCGGTCCACCGTAGACAAACATGCAGAACTCTCCATTCTCATCGCGTGGGTCAACACCTGTGGGGAATTCGGAGTGGAATGATTCGAAGTCCATTCCACAGAGCCTGCCGTCGAGGACCTTGGAATCCAAGGCGCAGACGATGGCTTTGAACCGAAGGCGGAGGAATATGTGGGCCAGTTTCCGGGTGTCCTTCATCCAGAGGGGAAATATCCCGGCCATGTCGAGCTTCGAGGGCAGCTTCTCGTGGTAGTCCCTGACGTCCTTGAGAAACAGAGCGCCGGACGGCAAGGGCGTCGGAGATGCGCCTCTCGTACTCGGCATTTGAAGCGCTTTTCGATATCCAGACCTCGTCGAAGGGGAGGCGTAGCCTATCCGCCTGGGCATTCAAGAGGGCCGCCCTGACCCCGTGCATGCTTATCCTGTCGAAACCCCTGGTCAGTGTGGTCATGAGAGGTGTTATCTCGAAGTCCTTGGACTTGGCCATCATAGAGCGCGAGCGCGCTGTCTTTTCCCCCACTCCAGGAAAGTACAGCGGCAGGAGATAACCGCCGTTTGCCGGCAGATTCTGGCCATAAGGCTCCCATTCGACGAAAGGTCAAGGGTTGCGGCGCTGAGTTCGGGGATTGTCGCCACGGCGGAGAAGTTCCCTCGGGCGAACTAGGTTAGGCGTAAAGATCACAATTGTTGCGTCTGCTGCGACCAAGTATGGCTATGACGGCCATGGCAAGCCATTCTGGTCATTCGCGATACTGAGGTTTCAGAACCACTGGTTGTAACCCTGTTCCACAGGAACCGCCACGGGGTTCCCTGGCTGCTACTCTGCGGTTGACTCTCGCTCGTTCGCGCTCAGCCGACGGCAAACAAGGATGGAGGCCCCCTGAACCTCATCCCCTTTGGACCGTCGATCCTGATGTGTCTGCGCCTGTTCATGAGGAAGATGCGAGCGCCTTCGCCAGTTGAACAGGGGAATCAATGTTTGATGACAAGGGGCTAAAACGCCAACCACCTGCGCGACTGCTTAAGTGCCTGGATGGACGGCTCGGTCCGTTGAACCCGTCGCAGGGGAAGATGCGTGCTGAGGTCGTCGCGCTCATCCTGGACTCCAAGCCCGAGGAGGCGATAAGAGTCCTCAGCCGCTGGTACAGGATTTCAGAACCTAGGCTCGGGGTGGGAGTCTTCGAAGGGAAGACAAAGGGGGTGGCTGCGGTGTATTCGCCGAGGAGGAAGGAGATTCTGGCCGCGAATAGAGAGTTCTTGTATGACCCCTTCGTCATAATACATGAGTTCTACCATCACCTCAGGTCCGTCAGTGGGAAGCACAGGGGGACCGAAAAGCAGGCTGACAGGTTCGCCCTGGAGTTCATCGCCGCCTACCGGCTGACGGTGCTCGGGACCGTATAGGGGCCGGCCGCGGACGGTCTCTCGTCGTCTTTCGTAGTCCCGATATAGCCGCGCCATCTCACCTTTCCCATTGGGTTACAGCGTCCCTTCTGTTTTTCCTACGCTCCTCTCGTACTCGACCATCTGTCCTGCATGGCACCCTTCGCAGACTAGTCGACTCGGTCGGCAAACCCAGAGTGTTAGGGTCCCGGGCAAAAGGTTTAGAGAACTGCGCCGACTAACCACACTGCTGGTTTGTCTAGACGGCTACCTGTGGCTACGCAGGTCGGGGGGGCTGGAAGCTGCATTTTTTGTCAAATCGCGTCCAAGCGGTCTCCTTCGAATATCGTGTATGAGGACGAGAGATATATCGCCTTTCTCGACATATTTCCCTTCTCCAGGGGCCACACGCTAGTCTGTCCCAAGGAGCACGGCGAGACAATCTGGGACATGAAGGAGGGCGATATCGCAGAGCTGTTCCAGGTCGCGTCAAAGATCTCGAAGGCCGCGGTGGCGGCCATGGAGGCTGACGGGTTCAGGTTCGTCCAGAACAACGGCGAGGCGGCCAACCAAGTGGTCGCCCATGTGCACGTGCACGTGATCCCAGTCAAGATGGCGGACAAAGGGAGGTTCTCAGGAAGGCAGCGCTTCACGGCTGCCGAGATGGATGAGGTGGCGCGGTCGATTCGGGCCGAGATGGCGAAGGTCTAGGTAATGAAGAGGGATATCGTGGTGAGTGAATAGTCGGTGTTCGGCCCCGTTATCAGGTAGAGCGTGTAGACCCCGGGCCCGTAGTCGTTGACGAGCTGTTCCAGTGGGAACGCTATATCGACGGCGCCGGAGTTGAAGGTCCATTTGTCTGCACAGACCGTGGTACCGCTGAGGAACTGGCTACAGGTACCAAGGACGTTGCGGGGAAGGACTCCGCCTATGAACGTCCCAGGAGTGTATTCGTGGGGCCCGGCGTTCAGCTGGGACCTAGTCTGTGCCGCCGGAGGGCTGTCGTAAAAGACATAGACCGAGCCGGGGACGGGGCTCCCGGATACC
Proteins encoded in this region:
- a CDS encoding O-methyltransferase, encoding MTPEQLLKSIEDAAPVKGWPIIGPKRGILLDEVVAAHRPSSILEVGTNVGYSAVRMARHLDARGKLTCVEIREDMARAARSNFENAGLSDRIEVVVGDALRVLPTLDGRLDMVFLDAVKEDYLTYLNSVERLLHKGSVVVADNVKSHAAEVGPYLEYVRESGQYRSAYREAPSNWGTDAGDAVEISVRL
- a CDS encoding HIT domain-containing protein, with amino-acid sequence MATQVGGAGSCIFCQIASKRSPSNIVYEDERYIAFLDIFPFSRGHTLVCPKEHGETIWDMKEGDIAELFQVASKISKAAVAAMEADGFRFVQNNGEAANQVVAHVHVHVIPVKMADKGRFSGRQRFTAAEMDEVARSIRAEMAKV
- a CDS encoding TIGR03617 family F420-dependent LLM class oxidoreductase, whose amino-acid sequence is MKIDAEVQVGAPSEAAELSKRAEEYGFDCFWVNETKHDPFIQLSLAAQSTRRISLGTSIALAFTRSPTTLAYTAWDLQSLSAGRLILGLGSQVKGHIERRFGMKWDAPAPKMKDEVLAMKAVWESWQEGKTLGYHGRYFRLDLMTPFFNPGPVEHPEIPVYVAGVNPVMCRIAGEIAEGLHVHPLHTVRYLNEVVSPALEAGAAKTGRRGRAAAAASVFAAVGETREEIRSVREAYRGQISFYASTRSYRRVMELHGWGDVCDRLHGLSTRGDWGKMPSEITDDILNEFVVEGTWDDIGRTVRGRYENILDRVRLYLPFDGSENWKRVVRGFRA
- a CDS encoding DUF59 domain-containing protein, with the translated sequence MSKIVDPEIGMPIVEMNLIDKLDVKEGEVDVEYHATTQFCPPVFALKISQDLKDSLTQVKGVKSVRVVVTGHYFADAINRQVNKPLTGAEPNPTEQAPKQ
- a CDS encoding alanyl-tRNA editing protein: MMTRKLYWEDMYLREFEAEAELVDGNRVILDSTAFSPRGGGLVSDVGSLNGARVMEAIKEGDNIIHLLEEPAELRVGDKVHGALDWNRRHRIMRMHTSAHILSAIVNGEAGALITGNQISPDKSRVDFNLENFDRGKMSHYIDRVNEAVRRELDVTTFFMKREEALANPGFVKLANAMPPSLEELRIVQIGDVDTQADGGVHVKNTREIGKVVGLEIDNKGKNNRRLYFGVEP